The sequence below is a genomic window from Cedecea neteri.
ATTCATGCAAAATCTGGATCCTGGCTTCCATAACAGAGTAAAACCTTTAATTGGCGAAACGTCGCTGAAAGAATTAATTCAGGAAGTTAAAAATATGGATCTGTTGGTGACTTCTGACACCGGGCCTATGCACCTTGCGGTGGCGATGCAGATACCTACCGTGAGTATGTTTGTTATTACCTCCCCATACCTGTATGGACCTTTCCAGGATCCACAATTACATTCAGTTATTTATAAAGCCTATACCGCTCTGGATGAGTTGAAGTATAAGTCGGCGTTAGAGAAAATTAGCTGTGATGAAGTACTCAGCCGAATCACAGTCTATTTTAGTCAGAAAGTATAAAGACTAGACACCCTGATGTTGCACAGGCATTCGGGGTGTTTATTTGAATGTGTTCTTAATTTTTTCTAGTACTTCTCTTGAGGAGAGTTTTGACATCTTGTCGTCAGGGGCGTTACACACCTCCTGATTTTTCCCATACCCCCCAATCAGCCCCGGATCTGTCGGTCCGTAAAGCGTTACATTCGGGCGGTCTAATGCGGCGGTAAGATGGCTTAATCCTGTATCAACGGAAACCACATATTTTGCCCCCGCCAATACTTTAGCCACTTCTTCAAGCGTCATTTTCGGTAAGACGTCAACAAAATCAAACCCTTCTGCCAGCCGCTTTGCCCTTGCTTCTTCATGCGGTGCTCCCCACGGAAGCTTAATGCGAACCCCTGAACCCTTCAGCAGGCTAATCAGCTCACGCCAGTGAGTTTCTGGCCAGTGTTTATCATCTCGTGTCGTCGCATGTAAGAATACGGCATATTGGCCATTATTCGCCTTCAGAGAGTTCAGAAAATGGGATGCGATTGCATAATCACCCTGCCGCTCTGATTGGGGATATCCCAGGCTCTTAGCAAAAAGCTCACGCACGCGCTCAACCGCGTGTTGCTGCTTAGCCACGCTGTGTCTAACGTTGTAGAACAGGCTGGCCAGTGGCTCACGTGCGCTGTGCCAATCCATGCCGTGCTTTATGCCATGCGCCTTGCGAGTGACCAGCGCGGCACTTTTTACCAGCCCCTGAGCATCGATAATGCAGTCATATTCTCTGGCCTTCAGCTCCTTATAGAACACTTCTCGTTCAGCGCGTGTTTTAGAAGCAAACCAGCTTTTACGCCAGCGACGGATCGCCACCGGGAATACTTTATCCACGGCCGGATGCCAGCTCGGGATCTGGGCAAAGCCTTCTTCAACAACCCAATCGAACTTGATACCCGGAATGGCATGCATCGCGTCCGTAAGCGCAGGAAGAGAGTGAAGAACATCACCCATCGAAGATGTTTTAACGAGAAGAACACGCATCAGTCTTCCTTGCTGCGGGTTAACAGTTCAGTCAATACAACCAGCACGCTCTCGGGCGTGATATCGATCAGGCTTTGATGATAGCCCTCAGCGGCATCGCCTTTACGCACTTTATGGTAGCCGCTGATCAGGCGAATAACCTTCGCTTTATGGGAAAGCGGTGGCGTGAAGTCTGGACTGCTTGGGCCGTAAAGTGCCACCAGCGGACGGTCGAGTGCGGCTGCAACATGCATCAGGCCGGAATCATTGGTGACCACGCCCTCGCAAGCGGCAAGCAATATCACGGCCTGTTCAAGCTGGGTATCCCCGGCAAGGTTACGGCACCATGCCTGCTGCTCAGTGGTGAGGGCAGCAAGAATATCTTTACCAGCGTCCTTATCCTTGGCAGAGCCGAAGAGCACAACCTGATAGCCAGCATCAATGAGTTTTGCTGCGAGCGCGGCGTAATGATAGTGCGGCCAACGCTTTGCCGGGCCGAACTCTGCTCCGGGGCAGAAACCTATCATCGGACGCTGTGACTCGAGATTAAAGGCAGCGCAGGCCTGTGTTTTCTCACCTTCACTGACATGAAGTTGAGGCCAAAGGAGTGGCTGTGGGAGATCTTTCGCCGACTGCATTACGCCCTTGTCGTAACCTAAAGCGACGTAGCGTTCTATCATTAAAGGCCAGGCTTGTTTGTCCAGCTTGCGGCTGTCATTCAGCAGGCCGTAACGCAATTCGCCCAGCCAACCCGTGCGATGAGGAATGTTGGCAAAAAAAGGAACTAGTGCGGACTTAAAGGAATTGGGCAGGACGTAAGCACGATCATAGCGCTTATCCCGAAGGCTATGACCCAGACGGCGGCGTTCTGCGATTTGCAGCGCCCCGTGACCTAGCGGCATAGCGATCGCCTCGTTCACTTCCTGCATACGTGATAATAGCGGACGGCACCACGCGGGTGCCATCACATCAATGATCGCCTGGGGATAACGCGCCTTGAGCGTGCGATAGAGACTTTGCGACATCATCATGTCGCCCACCCATGACGGGCCAATCACCAGAATTTTCATGCTTTTCCTGTGCAGCTTATGCGTCGCGATTTAACCATTTCATGTATTCCGCAACCCCTTGGGCAACGGTTTTGAACGGCTTGTCGTAACCCGCAGCGCGCAGATTGGTTAAGTCGGCTTCAGTATAAGCCTGATAGCGACCTTTTAGCTTTTCCGGGAAAGGAATGTACTCGATGCTGCCTTTGTTGTGATACGCCAGCGCTGCATCTGCCACGGCCTGGAAGGATTCCGCACGGCCGGTACCGCAGTTGAAAATACCGGAAACACCATTTTCCCAGAACCAGAGGTTAACGGCGGCCACATCACCCACATAGATGAAGTCACGCTTGAAGCCGTCACTGCCTTCAAAGAGTTTAGGATTTTCACCGTTATTCAATTGGGTGTTGAGGTGGAAGGCGACGCTCGCCATGCTGCCTTTGTGGCCTTCACGCGGCCCGTAGACGTTAAAGTAGCGGAAGCCGGTCACCTGAGAGTTCGCTTCTGGCAGGATTTGGCGCACATATTCATCAAACAGGAATTTTGAGTAACCATATACGTTCAGCGGCTGTTCATATTCGCGTGATTCGATGAAGTCTTTATTGCGTCCACCGTAGGTCGCGGCGGAAGAGGCGTAGAGGAACGGAATTTCACGCTCCAGGCAGTAGTGCAGAATTTCTTTAGAGTACTGATAGTTGTTGTCCATCATGTACTTGCCGTCCCACTCGGTGGTGGAGGAGCAGGCACCTTCATGGAAGATGGCGTCGATATCACCGAAGTCTTCCCCGGCCATAATTTGGATCAGGAAGTCTTCCTTATCCATGTAGTCGGCGATGTCCAGATCAACCAGGTTAACAAATTTAGTCCCGTCTTTGAGGTTATCCACTACCAGGATATCGCGGTAGCCTTGCTCATTCAGTGACTTAACAATGTTGCTGCCGATCATGCCGGCGCCGCCAGTAACGATAATCATAAGTTTAACCTTTAAAAAGTGGAGCTTTCAGGCCATAGACCTGATGCGCTAATGGCTCTTATCATACCATTACAATTAAAGACCCGCCTAATGAGCGGAAGTTTTTCACCCTCGTGATTTATCCTGCAAAAATCATATTCCCTGAAGCGTAATCTCGTCTCCTGGTATAGGTTTGGGTAATATATGCCGAAATTTGCCATGCCTGGAGAATCGCGATGCGCGAAGATTTTTACAAGCAGTTGACCTCCCAGCTCGAGACGGCTCGTGCGGAAGGGTTATTTAAAGAAGAGCGTATTATCACCTCCGCCCAGCAGGCGGACATCACCGTCGCGGACGGTAGCCACGTTATTAACTTCTGCGCCAACAACTATCTGGGCCTCGCTAACCATCCGCAGCTGATTGAAGCGGCTAAACAGGGGATGGATAAACACGGTTTTGGTATGGCTTCGGTCCGCTTCATTTGTGGTACTCAGGACAGCCACAAACAGCTGGAAAGCAAGCTGGCCGATTTCCTGGGAACGGACGATGCGATTCTCTACTCCTCCTGCTTCGACGCCAATGGCGGCCTGTTTGAGACGCTGCTTGGGCCGGAAGACGCCATCATTTCTGATGCGTTAAACCATGCTTCAATTATTGACGGGGTTCGCCTGTGCAAAGCCCAGCGTTATCGCTATGCCAACAACGATATGCAGGAGCTGGAAGCTCGTCTGAAAGAGGCTCGCGCTGCGGGTGCTCGCCACGTGATGATCGCCACCGACGGCGTGTTCTCAATGGACGGCGTGATTGCCAACCTGCAGGGCGTTTGTGACCTGGCGGATAAGTACAATGCGCTGGTTATGGTCGATGACTCCCACGCTGTGGGCTTTGTAGGTGCCAATGGGCGCGGTACGCACGAATACTGCGATGTTATGGACCGGGTTGATATTATTACCGGCACGCTGGGTAAAGCGCTGGGTGGTGCTTCAGGTGGCTACACCGCTGGTCGCAAAGAAGTTATCGAATGGCTTCGCCAGCGTTCCCGTCCTTACCTGTTCTCGAATTCACTCGCACCAGCCATCGTTTCCGCCTCTATCAAGGTCCTGGAAATGCTGGAGTCAGGTGCAGAGCTGCGTGAGCGTCTGTGGTCCAACGCACGTCTGTTCCGTGAAAAAATGAGCGCTGCCGGGTTTACGCTTGCTGGTGCCGATCACGCGATTATTCCAGTGATGCTTGGTGAAGCGGTTGTGGCGCAAAACTTTGCGCGCGAGCTGCAAAAAGAAGGTATTTATGTCACCGGTTTCTTCTATCCGGTGGTGCCAAAAGGTCAGGCGCGTATTCGCACCCAAATGTCGGCGGCGCATACCCCTGAGCAAATCGAACGTGCGGTAGATGCGTTTACGCGCATCGGTAAGCAATTAGGCGTTATCGCTTAAGGGAGCGGTCATGAAAGCATTAGCAAAACTGAAGGCGGAAGAAGGCATCTGGATGACGGATGCTCCCAAGCCGGAAATGGGTCATAACGATCTGCTGATCAAAATTCGTAAAACGGCGATTTGCGGGACCGACGTCCATATTTACAACTGGGACGAATGGTCGCAAAAAACTATTCCTGTTCCTATGGTTGTAGGCCACGAATACGTGGGTGAAGTGGTCGGCATTGGCCAGGAAGTGAAAGGCTTCAAGATTGGCGACCGCGTTTCCGGCGAAGGGCATATCACCTGTGGGCACTGCCGTAACTGCCGCGGCGGGCGTACCCACCTGTGTCGTAACACTACCGGCGTGGGTGTGAACCGCCCTGGCTGTTTTGCTGAGTATTTGGTTATCCCGGCGTTTAATGCGTTCAAGATCCCGGACAATATCTCAGACGACCTGGCTTCCATCTTCGACCCGTTCGGTAACGCAGTGCACACGGCACTTTCGTTCGACCTGGTGGGCGAAGATGTGCTGGTCTCCGGTGCGGGCCCTATCGGGATCATGGCGGCGGCAGTAGCGAAGCATGTCGGCGCGCGTAACGTGGTGATTACCGACGTGAACGAATACCGTCTTGAGCTGGCGCGCGAAATGGGTATTACCCGTGCGGTTAACGTCAGCAAAGAAAGCTTGCAGGACGTAATGAGCGAGCTGGGGATGACCGAAGGATTTGACGTGGGCCTGGAGATGTCCGGGGCGCCTCCAGCATTCCGCACAATGCTGGATACCATGAACCACGGTGGCCGTATTGCGATGCTGGGGATCCCGCCGTCAGATATGTCTATCGACTGGACCAAAGTTATCTTTAAAGGATTGTTTATTAAAGGTATCTATGGGCGAGAGATGTTTGAAACCTGGTACAAGATGGCCGCCCTGATTCAGTCTGGCCTGGATCTGTCCCCGATTATCACCCACCGCTTCTCTATAGATGAGTTCCAGAAAGGCTTTGACGCGATGCGTTCCGGGCAGTCCGGCAAAGTTATCCTGAGCTGGGATTAATCATTAAGCCAGAGGGCATCGCGCCCTCTGGTTTTTCAATCAGGCCTGTTTGTCCCAACCCTGCCACTGATGCTGGAGATATTTCACCAGCGCGCTCTCGGCAATACTTTCACTGATGACTTTAAAGTAGGCGGTAGCGTACACCGGTTCGAGAGGCTGCTTCGGTTTACACACCTTCACGCCACGGAACGGGTTACGCGGCGGCGGCTGTTTGCCTGGCTGAGTATTATTCGGCGTTGAGGTATCTACCTGCGGTTCATTAAGCAGGCTGCTTGGACGCACCAGCGTGATGTCCGGTGGCAGGTTGTACACCATTTGCTGGAGAACGCGAACGGTTGAAGGGTGAGGATGACCAATGGCGATCGCTGACCCCGTTTTGCGAGCAAGCTGGATAGCGCGATTGAACTGAAAGCGAATATCCGCCTCGTTCTGAGTATCGTCGAGGAACACTTTCCGTTTAATCACTTTGACACGAGTGCCTGCCGCGGCGCGCGTGGCCTGGCTGTTACCGATGGTCATGCTGTCCAGGAAATAGAGATTGTACTGCTCCAGCGACTGCATCACCTTTTGCATGCCGAACAGGCTGGAGGTCATTGCGCTGCCCATATGGTTATTCATCCCAACGGCATAAGGGACTTTGTTCACCGCGTCGCGGATAATTCTCTCGATTTCGCCGCTGCTCATGTCCGGGCGGAGCGTATCTTTCTCTAGCGGTTGTTTGCTGAGTGGTGCCATCGGCAGATGGATCAGAACTTCATGCCCGGCGTTATGGGCTTTGGTGGCCATTTCGCGAGCGTGTGGCGCGTTGGGAAGCACGGCGACGGAGACGTTAGTCGGCAGGGCCAGCACCAGGTTTTCCTGCTGAGGGCGATAGCCAAAGTCATCAATGACTATTGAGAGCTTACCGGCCCATGCGGAGGTGGCCAGCATTAGCCCGCTGGCGGCGGCGAAAAAAACGGTGCGGAACTGAGGCAAAACTTATCTTCCCAACCACGGTTGTGGATTCACTGCCTGGCCCTGGCGACGAATTTCGAAATAGAGTGACGGACGGCCCTGACCGCCACTGCTACCGACCAGCGCAATAGGTTGCCCGGCACGTACCTGGGTGCCGACGCTGACTAACGCGCTCTGGTTGTAGCCGTAGAGACTCATATCGCCCTTACCGTGTTCAATGACGACAACAAGACCATAGCCCTGAAGCCAGTCGGCAAGGATCACGCGTCCGTCGGCAATGGCTTTAACTTCCGTGCCTTCCGAAGCCGCAATAACGATACCTTTCCAACGTAGTTCACCTTGCAGCTGTTCGCCATAGCGATGCAGTAACGAACCGCGAACCGGCCAGTATGCCTGCCCACGTGGCGCACCCAGGCCACCTGTTCTCGACATCAATGAACGCTCGCTTTCGGTTGGCTTGTAGGTTGTGCCTTTGTTGGAGGCTTCCTGCTGTTTATTGCGAACCTGCTCTGCTTCGCGTGCCTCACGCTCGGCTCGAGCTTTTGCTGCGGCTTCTGCACGGGCTATCTGATTTTGTAAGCGCGCCTGGTTCTGGCGCATTTCACTCAGCTTCTGCTGATCCTGCTGAATGGAGGATTCCAGGCCTGCCAGCGTCTTTTTACGTTCGTTGCGGGCGCTCTCCAGCTTGGCCTGCTGCGCCTGCTGGTCGTACAGCAAGGTTTGCTGTTCGCTTTGCTTACTTTCCAGCTCGATTTTTTGCTGTGCGGCTTCCGCTTTGGTCTGTTTTAACTCTTCGATAGTCTGCTGGCGTGCAGCGTTAAGGTAGCCGAAATAGGCCTGTAGCCGCTGGCCACGCTGGCTTTCTTCGCCGCTAAGAATCAGCTGAATGCCGGTATGCTGGCCCTGACGAAACGCCGCATCCAGCTGGGCAGCCAGGTTACGTTCCTGGGTTGCCTGTTGTTTTTGCAGTTTGGCGAGGGAGTTGTTCAGCGTCGCGATTTGATTGTTTAAATCCGCGAGAGTGTTCTGGGTTTCACGCAGCTTGCGGCTGGCCGCAGAAATTGCTTCTTCCTGCGCTTTTAGCTGAGCGAGTAAAACGGAGCGTTGCTGCTGCTGCTGACGCACCGCACGTTCTTTGGCGGCGATATCCTGTTGGATGGATTGCAGCTGCTGTTTGTCGTCAGCATGGCTGGAAAAAGGCCATAACAAGACGCCAGCGCTGAACACGCTGGCGTAGATAACGGGCTTCACAGCCCATGTCTTTGAAAAAATCGCCTTTCCCCTCATGGGGAGGGATTATTCCACGATGAACAGCGGCTTGCCAGTCATCTCGTGCGGGATTTCCATTCCCATCAGGCTCAACATGGTTGGCGCGATGTCAGAAAGCTTGCCGCCAGCGACAGCTTTCAGGTTTTTCTCACCTACGTAGATCAGCGGAACCGGCAGGCTGGTGTGCGCGGTATGGGCCTGGCCGGTAGCCGGGTCGCGCATTTGCTCTGCGTTGCCGTGGTCTGCAGTGATCAACAGCTGACCGCCAACGGCCTCAACGGCTTTAACCACCTGAGCGACGCAGTTGTCGAGGGCTTCAACGGCGGAAATCGCAGCATCATAAACGCCGGTATGGCCGACCATGTCACCGTTCGGATAGTTGCAGATGATGGTGTCGTATTTGCCGCTGTTGATGGCGCTCAGCAGCTTATCGGTCAGTTCAGCAGAGCTCATTTCAGGCTGCAGATCGTAGGTCGCCACTTTCGGAGAATTCACCAGGACGCGGTCTTCACCCGCGAACGGCTCTTCAACGCCGCCGTTGTAGAAGAAGGTCACGTGAGCGTATTTCTCGGTTTCGGAGATGCGCAGCTGGGTTTTATTGTGTTTCGCCATCCACTCCCCGAAGGTATTGGTCAGCGAAGCAGGTGGGTAAGCGCAGGCCGTTTTAATGTCTGCGGCATATTCAGTCAGCATCACGAAGTCGCCAAACTGCACTACTTTTTTGCGGCTAAAACCGTCGAAATCGGCGTTAACAAAGGCGCGAGTGATCTGGCGGGCACGGTCAGCGCGGAAGTTCATGAAGATCAATGCATCGCCGTCATTCATAGCAGATTCGGCTTCGCCTGCGGCGCGAATCACGGTTGGCTTAACGAATTCATCGTTTTCGTCGCGAGTGTAAGCTGCTTCCAGACCGGCAACCGCATTGTCTGCCTGGAATTCGCCTTTGGCCTGAGTCATCAGGTCGTAAGCCAGCTCAACACGATCCCAGCGGTTGTCGCGGTCCATGGCGTAGTAACGGCCAATCAGGGTGGCAACGCGGCCTTTGCCCAGCTCAGCGAACTTGTCGGCAAATTTCTTCAGGGAAGATTCTGCGCTGCGTGGCGGCGTGTCACGGCCATCAAGGAAAGCATGCAGATAAATAGCTTCAGCGCCTCGCTCGGCCGCCAGCTCGATCATCGCCAGAATATGGTCTTCATGGCTGTGAACGCCGCCAGGGGAAACCAGGCCCATGATATGTACCGCTTTACCGGCGGCAACGGCTTTGTCTACCGCACCGGTCAGAACTGGATTAGCAAAGAAAGCACGTTCTTTAATTTCAACGTCCAGGCGAGTCAGATCCTGGTAGACGATGCGGCCAGCACCGAGGTTGACGTGGCCCACTTCGGAATTACCCATTTGCCCATCAGGCAGGCCCACTTCCAGGCCTGATGCGTTGATCAGGGTATGCGGACGCTGGGCCCACAGGCTATCCATCACCGGCGTTTTAGCATTAAGAATCGCGTTATCCTGCTGCTCTTCGCGGTGGCCATAGCCATCGAGAATAACCAGGACCATAGGTTTTTTAGTAACCGACATTGCAACAACCTCTGAGTCTAAGACAAAATTTGCGTAATTTTACTACAGCCGATCCGGGCGAATAGCCGCAGAAGATCAAAGAAAGAGGTTGGATGGCGATCGGATTTCATCAGTCTGGTTCTTTTTTTCCGTAACAGCCCGCAGAATCCACATAACATTATTCAGACTGGCTGTAATTGCCACAACGCGAAGGTATACTCCCCACCTGGTTTTCTCATCATTACTTAGTCGGGAGTTATTACCCCCCATGCAAGAAATTATGCAATTCGTAGGTCGCCACCCCATACTTAGTCTGGCGTGGGTTGGCCTGCTGGCCGCGGTACTTTTCATGACCTTTAAAGGCCTGGCTTCTAAAGTCAAAGTGATCACTCGTGGTGAAGCCACTCGCTTAATTAACAAAGAAGATGCGGTGGTGGTTGATATACGCCAGCGCGACGACTTCCGTAAAGGCCACATTGCAAATTCACTGAACGTGCTGCCAACTGAAATCAAAAGCGGCAACTTGGGTGAACTTGAAAAACACAAAACGAAGCCCATTATTGTGGTATGCGCTAACGGTGTTTCTTCACAAGAATCAGCGGCTTTGTTGCACAAGGCTGGTTTTGAGCAGGTTGCGCTGCTAAAAGAAGGTATTGCCGGCTGGAGCGGGGAAAACCTGCCGCTGGTTCGCGGTAAATAATCTGGAAAACTGAGGTAAACCATGGCGAATATTGAGATCTATACCAAAGCGACTTGTCCTTTTTGCCACCGCGCAAAAGCCCTGCTGAACGAAAAAGGCGTGGCGTTCCAGGAATTGCCTATTGATGGTGATGCCGCTAAGCGGGAAGAGATGATCAAACGCAGTGGTCGCACCACGGTACCGCAGATTTTTATTGACGCACAGCACATTGGCGGTTGCGATGACTTGTACGCACTGGACGCGCGTGGTGGACTCGATCCCCTGCTGAGCTAGTGCGGTTTGTCTGCCGTGTATCGCAGAGTAAGGACGTTTAAATTTAAGGGTTAACAATGTCAGAACAAAACAATACAGAAATGGGTTTCCAGATTCAGCGTGTTTACACCAAGGATGTCTCTTTCGAAGCACCTAACGCACCGCACGTTTTCCAGAAAGACTGGCAGCCGGAAGTAAAACTGGATCTGGATACTGCATCCAGCCAGCTGGCTGAAAATGTTTATGAAGTTGTGCTGCGCGTAACCGTGACCGCTACGCTGGGCGAAGACACTGCTTTCCTGTGTGAAGTTCAGCAGGCGGGTATCTTCTCCGTTGACGGTATCGAAGGCACGCAGCTGGCGCATTGCCTGGGCGCATACTGCCCGAACATTCTGTTCCCATATGCGCGTGAATGTATTACTAGCCTGGTTTCTCGCGGCACTTTCCCGCAGCTGAACCTTGCACCGGTTAACTTCGATGCGTTGTTCATGAACTATCTGCAGCAGCAAGCTGGCGAAGGTGCTGAAAACCATCAGGATGCCTGATGAACAGCCTTAATGCTTCAATGACTGTTATCGGTGCCGGCTCTTACGGCACCGCTCTCGCAATTACCCTTGCGAGAAATGGCCACCACGTTGTGTTGTGGGGTCATGATGCCAAACATATTGCCACGCTGCAGGCCGATCGCTGCAATGCGGCTTTCCTGCCCGATGTCCCTTTTCCCGACACCCTACATCTTGAGCGTGATTTAGCCGTAGCATTGGCTGCCAGCCGTAATATTCTGGTGGTTGTACCGAGCCATGTGTTCGGGCAAGTGTTGCGTCAAATCAAGCCGCTGATGCGCCCGGACGCACGTATTGTGTGGGCGACAAAAGGGCTGGAAGCTGAAACGGGTCGTCTACTGCAGGATGTTGCCCGTGAGGCGCTGGGGGATGATGTTCCTCTGGCGGTCATTTCTGGCCCAACATTCGCGAAAGAGCTGGCAGCAGGTTTACCGACGGCGATTGCGCTTGCGGCAACCGATGACCAGTTTGCGGATGATCTCCAACATCTTCTGCACTGCGGTAAAAGTTTCCGCGTCTACAGCAATCCCGATTTCATCGGCGTTCAGCTTGGCGGTGCGGTTAAAAACGTTATCGCTATTGGCGCGGGGATGTCGGACGGCATCGGCTTTGGTGCTAACGCGCGTACCGCGCTTATCACCCGTGGTCTTGCGGAGATGACTCGCCTTGGTAGCGCGCTCGGTGCTTCGCCGGAAACCTTTATGGGTATGGCCGGTTTGGGCGATCTGGTACTGACCTGTACCGACAACCAGTCCCGCAACCGTCGCTTCGGCATGATGCTCGGTCAGGGAATGGATGTGGATGGTGCACAGCAAAAGATTGGCCAGGTGGTTGAAGGCTATCGCAATACCAAAGAAGTTCGCGAGCTGGCGGCTCGGGTAGGCGTCGAAATGCCAATAACCGAGGAAATTTATCAGGTATTGTATTGCGGAAAAAATGCGCGCGAGGCAGCATTAACGTTGCTTGGTCGTACTCGTAAGGATGAACGAAGCGGCAAATGAAGGATCGCCTAATACACCGCAATAACTGAAACGTCCCGACCCTGGTGTCGGGCGTTGTTTTTCTGTCTGGAGAGAGCAATGTCGTCTGAAGAACTGGATTTGGTGTGGAGCAATATTAAAGCCGAAGCGCGAGCGCTTGCGGATTGTGAACCCATGTTGGCCAGTTTTTATCATGCGACGCTCCTCAAGCACGATAATCTTGGAAACGCGCTCAGTTACATGCTGGCCAATAAGCTGGCTTCGCCGATTATGCCGGCCATTGCCATTCGCGAAGTGGTTGAAGAGGCCTACGCGGCCGATCCACAGATGATTGCGTCTGCGGCTTGTGACATTCAGGCTGTTCGCACCCGTGACCCGGCAGTAGACAAGTATTCAACGCCGCTGCTTTATCTTAAAGGTTTTCATGCGCTGCAGGCGTATCGCATTGGCCATTGGCTTTGGCTGCAGGGGCGACAGGCTCTGGCTATCTTCCTGCAGAACCAGGTATCCGTTTCTTTCCAGGTTGATATTCACCCTGCAGCAAAAATTGGGTGTGGGATCATGCTTGACCATGCCACCGGGATTGTCATTGGTGAGACGGCGGTCGTTGAAAACGATGTCTCTATTCTGCAATCGGTCACATTGGGCGGTACCGGTAAAACCAGTGGCGATCGTCATCCGAAAATCCGTGAAGGCGTAATGATTGGCGCAGGTGCCAAGATCCTCGGCAATATTGAGGTCGGAACCGGCGCGAAAATTGGCGCAGGTTCCGTCGTGCTACAACCTGTTCCTCCGCATACAACGGCAGCTGGCGTGCCGGCGCGAATCGTGGGCACGCCTGGAAGTGACAAGCCAGCGATAGATATGGATCAGCACTTCAATGGCGCAGGCTTTGAATACGGCGACGGCATTTAGCTTCTGAGCACAGCGCCCTGATACCCTAACTGGCGCCAGGCCTCATAGACCACCACGGACACCGAGTTAGAGAGGTTCATGCTGCGGCTGTCTGGCATCATGGGAATGCGAATCTTTTGTTCTGGCGGCATGGCGTTGAGTATCTCAGCGGGTAACCCGCGAGTTTCCGGGCCAAACATCAAATAATCCCCAGCCTGATAGCTCACAGCACTGTGGGCGGGTGTTCCCTTGGTTGTTAAAGCAAACAGGCGCTGAGGGTTTTCGGCTTCCAGAAAGGCGTTATAGTCGCGATGGCGCAGCACTGTTGTAAATTCGTGATAATCCAGCCCGGCGCGGCGCAGGCGTTTATCATCCCAGGGAAAACCCATTGGTTCAATGATATGCAGGCGGAAACCAGTGTTGGCGCACAGGCGGATAATGTTGCCGGTATTGGGCGGAATCTCTGGCTCAAACAAAACGATATTTAACATATAACCCCCATCAACTAGGGGCGAAGAATAGCAAAATAGCTACTGAGCAGAAACGAAAACAGGCTCCGTAGAGCCTGTTATTGCAAATGTTTATCCTGTTTATCAGCGGTGATAAAGCGGCAGCCAGAGCGTCAGGCGCAGACCACCCAGTGGGCTGTCGTCAGCTTTTACCCAGCCACGATGTTGCTGCACGGCAGTTTCCACGATAGCCAGACCGAGACCTGTACCACCGGACTCGCGATCGCGCGCCTCATCCGTACGATAAAACGGACGGAAAATTTGCTCTCTGTCTTCCGGACTGACGCCCGGGCCGTCATCGTCAACGGTGACGGTAATACCTTGATTATCGACTGAGAAGTTGACTGCTATTTTGGTGTGCGAGTAGCGCA
It includes:
- the cysE gene encoding serine O-acetyltransferase, which encodes MSSEELDLVWSNIKAEARALADCEPMLASFYHATLLKHDNLGNALSYMLANKLASPIMPAIAIREVVEEAYAADPQMIASAACDIQAVRTRDPAVDKYSTPLLYLKGFHALQAYRIGHWLWLQGRQALAIFLQNQVSVSFQVDIHPAAKIGCGIMLDHATGIVIGETAVVENDVSILQSVTLGGTGKTSGDRHPKIREGVMIGAGAKILGNIEVGTGAKIGAGSVVLQPVPPHTTAAGVPARIVGTPGSDKPAIDMDQHFNGAGFEYGDGI
- the trmL gene encoding tRNA (uridine(34)/cytosine(34)/5-carboxymethylaminomethyluridine(34)-2'-O)-methyltransferase TrmL; this translates as MLNIVLFEPEIPPNTGNIIRLCANTGFRLHIIEPMGFPWDDKRLRRAGLDYHEFTTVLRHRDYNAFLEAENPQRLFALTTKGTPAHSAVSYQAGDYLMFGPETRGLPAEILNAMPPEQKIRIPMMPDSRSMNLSNSVSVVVYEAWRQLGYQGAVLRS
- the gpsA gene encoding NAD(P)H-dependent glycerol-3-phosphate dehydrogenase — its product is MNSLNASMTVIGAGSYGTALAITLARNGHHVVLWGHDAKHIATLQADRCNAAFLPDVPFPDTLHLERDLAVALAASRNILVVVPSHVFGQVLRQIKPLMRPDARIVWATKGLEAETGRLLQDVAREALGDDVPLAVISGPTFAKELAAGLPTAIALAATDDQFADDLQHLLHCGKSFRVYSNPDFIGVQLGGAVKNVIAIGAGMSDGIGFGANARTALITRGLAEMTRLGSALGASPETFMGMAGLGDLVLTCTDNQSRNRRFGMMLGQGMDVDGAQQKIGQVVEGYRNTKEVRELAARVGVEMPITEEIYQVLYCGKNAREAALTLLGRTRKDERSGK